One stretch of Natronobacterium gregoryi SP2 DNA includes these proteins:
- a CDS encoding GNAT family N-acetyltransferase: MDRTIRRATADDISGIQRVVANSWRDAYDGLISEEQLVELTDRPAEFYPEERFQRKLNDEELLFFVALAGDEVAGLINFCWGEDNTHEFVESDGCQIRSLYLDPRFWREGIGTSLFETGREAIPGEIDELFVEVLSANERGRAFYESIGFTQIDHRTVTLYGEPLETQLYRRET, translated from the coding sequence ATGGACCGGACAATCCGTCGGGCTACTGCGGACGATATTTCCGGGATTCAACGGGTGGTTGCCAATTCGTGGAGAGATGCCTACGACGGCCTGATTAGTGAGGAACAGCTGGTCGAACTGACCGACAGGCCTGCCGAGTTCTATCCGGAAGAGCGGTTCCAGCGAAAACTCAACGACGAGGAACTCCTCTTTTTCGTCGCTCTCGCCGGCGACGAGGTTGCAGGACTGATCAACTTCTGTTGGGGAGAGGACAATACACACGAGTTCGTCGAGTCGGATGGCTGCCAAATTCGATCGCTCTATCTCGACCCGAGATTCTGGAGAGAAGGGATTGGGACGTCGCTGTTCGAAACCGGACGCGAAGCGATCCCGGGGGAGATCGACGAGTTGTTCGTGGAAGTTCTATCCGCCAACGAACGAGGTCGTGCATTCTACGAGTCGATCGGATTTACCCAGATTGACCACCGGACGGTTACATTATACGGCGAACCGCTGGAGACGCAACTGTATCGACGAGAGACGTAA
- a CDS encoding NADPH-dependent FMN reductase encodes MSDVHVVAISGSLREASKTRIALERLLEASQQAGATTELIDLREYDLPTFDADCDREEAGDADLLAERVREADAVVLGSPMYHGSYSSPLKTALDYCGFDEFEGKTVGLLAVSGGAFPVLALEHLRSVCRALNAWVIPHEAAIPNSGSAFEDGSFVDEKLEQRVVTLGRRAVQYANIEPEPDSFESDQNVGAEGK; translated from the coding sequence GTGTCCGACGTTCACGTCGTCGCCATCTCGGGCAGCCTCCGCGAAGCGAGCAAGACCCGGATCGCTCTCGAGCGACTGCTCGAGGCCTCCCAGCAAGCGGGGGCGACGACCGAACTGATAGATCTCCGGGAGTACGACCTCCCCACCTTCGACGCCGACTGCGACCGCGAGGAGGCAGGCGACGCCGACCTGCTCGCGGAGCGCGTCCGGGAGGCCGACGCCGTCGTGCTCGGCTCGCCGATGTACCACGGCTCCTACTCTTCACCGTTGAAGACCGCGCTCGACTACTGCGGGTTCGACGAGTTCGAGGGCAAGACCGTCGGGCTGCTCGCCGTCTCCGGTGGGGCCTTTCCCGTGCTGGCGCTCGAGCACCTGCGGTCGGTCTGTCGGGCGCTGAACGCGTGGGTGATCCCACACGAGGCGGCGATCCCGAACTCCGGGTCGGCGTTCGAGGACGGCTCGTTCGTCGACGAGAAACTCGAGCAGCGGGTCGTGACGCTCGGCCGGCGGGCGGTCCAGTACGCGAACATCGAACCGGAACCGGACTCGTTCGAGAGCGACCAGAACGTGGGTGCGGAGGGGAAGTAG
- a CDS encoding HhH-GPD family protein: protein MTETEAPPEPAFPDDLEAVREALIEWYEDDHRDFPWRRTDDPYEILVSEVMSQQTQLGRVLEAWEEFLERWPTTAELAAADRADVVGFWTDYSLGYNNRAKYLHEAAAQVETDYDGEFPETPEELQELMGVGPYTANAVASFAFNDGDAVVDTNVKRVLYRAFDVSDDDAIFEAKASGLMPDGRSRVWNNAIMELGGVACEQTPSCDEAGCPWREWCSAYESGDFTAPDVPTQPSFEGSRRQFRGRVISTLKEYDELELDELGPRIRVDYAPDGEYGREWLAGLLTDLEDDELVDVDRSDGEVVARLRR from the coding sequence ATGACCGAGACGGAGGCCCCACCGGAGCCGGCGTTCCCCGACGATCTCGAGGCCGTCCGCGAAGCGCTAATCGAGTGGTACGAGGACGACCATCGCGATTTTCCGTGGCGACGCACCGACGACCCCTACGAGATCCTCGTCAGCGAGGTGATGAGCCAGCAGACCCAACTCGGACGCGTCCTCGAGGCCTGGGAGGAGTTCCTCGAGCGGTGGCCGACGACGGCGGAGCTGGCGGCGGCCGACCGGGCCGATGTGGTGGGGTTCTGGACGGATTACAGTCTGGGCTACAACAACCGGGCGAAGTACCTCCACGAGGCAGCCGCCCAGGTCGAGACCGACTACGACGGGGAGTTTCCGGAGACGCCTGAGGAACTCCAGGAGTTGATGGGTGTCGGTCCCTACACGGCGAACGCGGTTGCGAGTTTCGCGTTCAACGACGGTGACGCGGTCGTCGACACCAACGTCAAGCGCGTCCTCTATCGCGCATTCGACGTGTCGGACGACGACGCGATCTTCGAAGCGAAAGCCAGCGGGCTCATGCCCGACGGACGCTCGCGGGTCTGGAACAACGCGATCATGGAACTGGGCGGGGTCGCCTGCGAGCAGACGCCCAGCTGTGACGAGGCCGGCTGTCCCTGGCGGGAGTGGTGTTCGGCCTACGAGAGCGGCGACTTCACCGCACCGGACGTCCCGACCCAGCCGTCGTTCGAGGGGAGCCGCCGCCAGTTCCGCGGTCGCGTTATCTCGACGCTGAAAGAGTACGACGAACTCGAGTTAGACGAACTCGGCCCGCGAATTCGCGTCGACTACGCGCCCGACGGCGAGTACGGCCGCGAGTGGCTCGCTGGGCTGCTCACCGATCTGGAAGACGACGAACTCGTCGACGTCGACCGGAGCGACGGCGAGGTCGTCGCACGACTGCGGCGCTGA
- a CDS encoding triphosphoribosyl-dephospho-CoA synthase, protein MQTPAQNARLALLLEVAGTPKPGNVDRRRDLADLRFEHFLAGTVGTETGLEMAQDGEPVGRAFERAVKGMAAQGGDNTQFGALLLLVPLVRAAADHERLSPSAVDSIVEETTVADAAGFYRAFDHVDVFVADPPEEMEPLDVRRGSNAVPELEDRGLTLSDVMDRSVPGDDVAREWGEGFERSFAAADRLVEAGGPATDRAASVFLSLLADRPDTLVANRSGEDVAREVSERADELVARNALETDRDAVESFAADLVDRGINPGTTADVTAAGLYIALERGEIEV, encoded by the coding sequence ATGCAAACGCCAGCACAGAACGCACGCCTGGCACTCTTGCTCGAGGTCGCGGGCACGCCCAAACCGGGCAACGTCGACCGCCGTCGCGACCTCGCGGACCTCCGATTCGAGCACTTCCTCGCGGGGACCGTCGGGACCGAAACGGGGCTCGAGATGGCCCAGGACGGCGAACCCGTCGGACGCGCGTTCGAGCGAGCCGTCAAGGGAATGGCCGCCCAGGGTGGCGACAACACCCAGTTCGGCGCACTGCTGTTGCTCGTTCCGCTCGTTCGAGCGGCCGCGGACCACGAACGGCTCTCGCCGTCGGCCGTCGACTCCATCGTCGAGGAAACGACTGTCGCCGACGCCGCCGGCTTCTACCGGGCGTTCGACCACGTCGACGTCTTCGTCGCCGATCCGCCCGAAGAGATGGAACCGCTCGACGTTCGGCGAGGATCGAACGCGGTGCCGGAACTCGAGGACCGCGGACTGACGCTTTCGGACGTGATGGACCGTAGCGTCCCGGGCGACGACGTGGCACGCGAGTGGGGAGAAGGGTTCGAACGCTCGTTCGCAGCAGCCGACCGACTCGTCGAAGCCGGCGGCCCAGCGACCGACCGTGCCGCAAGCGTCTTCCTCTCTTTGCTCGCGGACCGACCCGACACCCTCGTCGCGAACCGGAGTGGCGAGGACGTCGCCCGAGAAGTGAGCGAACGCGCCGACGAGCTAGTGGCACGAAACGCCCTCGAGACCGACCGCGACGCCGTCGAATCGTTCGCGGCCGATCTCGTCGACCGTGGCATCAATCCGGGGACGACGGCGGACGTTACCGCTGCCGGACTCTACATTGCACTCGAGCGCGGAGAGATAGAAGTATGA
- a CDS encoding DUF447 domain-containing protein has protein sequence MTDDPAWPVSLSGVTETVVTTLGPNGLWNAAPLGVFADNPATATTWGRTRTRGNFHRQGEGYVQFVDDPVVFADAALSIDEHDTPILESACAWARVEVESVETGRENGTEWEEWRLEPLESAIEKTTIPTIDRGFGAVVEATVAASRLDVSGYAEAELRDRLEYVASVVDRAGSPREKEALERIRAHSEW, from the coding sequence ATGACCGACGACCCAGCGTGGCCGGTCTCCCTATCGGGCGTCACCGAAACCGTCGTCACGACGCTTGGGCCGAACGGCCTGTGGAACGCCGCCCCACTGGGCGTCTTCGCCGACAACCCCGCCACCGCGACGACCTGGGGGCGGACGCGAACCCGTGGCAACTTCCACCGGCAGGGCGAAGGCTACGTCCAGTTCGTCGACGACCCTGTCGTCTTCGCCGACGCCGCGCTCTCGATCGACGAGCACGACACCCCCATCCTCGAGTCCGCCTGCGCCTGGGCGCGCGTCGAGGTCGAATCGGTAGAGACGGGACGCGAGAACGGGACCGAGTGGGAGGAGTGGCGACTCGAGCCCCTCGAATCCGCAATCGAGAAAACGACAATCCCGACGATCGACCGTGGGTTCGGGGCCGTGGTCGAGGCCACCGTCGCCGCCTCCCGGCTGGATGTCTCCGGCTACGCCGAGGCGGAACTTCGCGACCGACTCGAGTACGTCGCCTCGGTCGTCGACCGGGCCGGCAGCCCTCGAGAGAAGGAAGCACTCGAGCGGATTCGTGCTCACTCGGAGTGGTAA
- a CDS encoding 30S ribosomal protein S17e → MAIKPAYVKKTGTLLLERYPDAFTTDFEQNKDSVAKLTNVESKGVRNRIAGYVTRKKSAQVPA, encoded by the coding sequence ATGGCAATCAAACCGGCCTACGTCAAGAAGACTGGGACCCTCCTCCTGGAGCGGTACCCGGACGCGTTCACGACCGACTTCGAACAGAACAAAGACAGCGTCGCAAAACTCACCAACGTCGAATCGAAGGGCGTCCGCAACCGCATCGCGGGCTACGTCACGCGAAAGAAAAGCGCTCAGGTCCCTGCCTAA
- the asd gene encoding aspartate-semialdehyde dehydrogenase — translation MPARVGVLGATGAVGQRLIQLLDPHPEFEIAAVTASESSAGKTYRHAAKWRVDSPIPEDVAEMTVIATDPDDVPEDIDLLFSSLPSSVGAEVEPAFCKAGYVVSSNSSNARMADDVPLVVPEVNADHLDLLEVQRDERGWDGALVKNPNCSTITFVPTLAALQEFDLEKVHVATLQAVSGAGYDGVSSMEIIDNAIPHIGSEEDKLETESRKLLGEFDGAELSHDELSVSASCNRIPTIDGHLENVWVETKDDISTAEAAEAMESYPSLELRSSPDQLVHVFDAPDRPQPRLDRTLGDGMAIAAGGLQETPFGLQYNCLAHNTIRGAAGASVLNGELLLKNGYM, via the coding sequence ATGCCAGCACGAGTAGGCGTACTCGGCGCAACCGGTGCCGTCGGACAACGACTGATCCAACTTCTCGACCCACACCCGGAGTTCGAAATCGCTGCAGTAACTGCGAGCGAATCCAGCGCCGGCAAGACGTATCGACACGCAGCAAAGTGGCGCGTTGACAGCCCCATTCCAGAAGACGTCGCAGAGATGACCGTCATCGCGACCGATCCCGACGACGTGCCCGAGGACATCGACCTCCTATTCTCGTCGCTTCCCTCGAGCGTCGGCGCGGAAGTCGAACCCGCGTTCTGCAAAGCAGGTTACGTCGTCTCGTCGAACTCCTCGAACGCCCGGATGGCAGACGACGTCCCATTAGTCGTTCCGGAAGTCAACGCCGACCACCTCGACCTACTCGAGGTCCAGCGCGACGAGCGCGGCTGGGACGGTGCGTTAGTCAAGAACCCCAACTGCTCGACGATTACCTTCGTCCCGACGCTTGCCGCACTCCAAGAGTTCGACCTCGAAAAAGTCCACGTTGCCACCCTGCAGGCCGTCTCCGGCGCAGGCTACGACGGCGTCAGCTCGATGGAGATCATCGACAACGCCATCCCCCACATCGGCAGCGAAGAGGACAAACTCGAGACCGAATCCCGGAAACTGCTCGGCGAGTTCGACGGGGCCGAACTCTCCCACGACGAACTGTCCGTCTCCGCGTCCTGTAACCGAATTCCGACGATCGACGGCCACCTCGAGAACGTCTGGGTCGAGACCAAAGACGACATCTCGACCGCGGAAGCCGCAGAAGCGATGGAGTCGTATCCCTCACTCGAACTTCGCTCCTCACCCGATCAGCTCGTCCACGTCTTCGACGCCCCCGACCGCCCACAGCCCCGTCTCGACCGCACGCTGGGTGACGGAATGGCAATCGCAGCAGGTGGGCTACAGGAGACGCCATTCGGGCTGCAGTACAACTGCCTCGCCCACAACACCATCCGCGGGGCAGCCGGCGCAAGCGTACTAAATGGCGAGTTACTCCTCAAGAACGGCTACATGTGA
- a CDS encoding D-2-hydroxyacid dehydrogenase, translating into MGDSHSKPDVLVLRKGTHGVPIEQYATALRNRLSDRTVSLARTPAAERELIRDAEYVTGMVLEEPLLERAENLGVFACAYAGTGHLPVDRLEQRGVAVTNASGVHGPNIGEHVLGSMLRFARRFYVGNRRQRRREWRHYQVAELQGSTVTVVGLGAIGQAVCDRLEPFGVETIGVRYTPEKGGPTDEVVGFEEGPFHEALARTDYLVLACPLTETTRGLVDRDALVTLDPEAVLVNVARGPVVDTEALVEAVRSSWIRGAALDVTDPEPLPEDNPLWNFENVRITPHNAGHTPKYYDRLADIVAENARRYGDDSDAMLENRVL; encoded by the coding sequence ATGGGTGACTCCCACTCGAAACCAGACGTTCTCGTTCTCCGGAAGGGGACACACGGTGTGCCGATCGAACAGTACGCAACGGCATTGCGCAATCGACTCTCCGATCGGACTGTGTCGTTGGCACGGACTCCGGCGGCCGAGCGTGAGTTGATTCGCGACGCCGAGTACGTTACTGGAATGGTGCTGGAGGAACCTCTCCTCGAGCGTGCCGAGAATCTTGGCGTGTTTGCGTGTGCGTACGCTGGAACGGGGCATCTTCCGGTGGACAGACTCGAGCAGCGTGGCGTGGCGGTGACGAACGCGTCGGGTGTTCATGGGCCGAACATCGGTGAGCACGTGCTGGGATCGATGCTTCGGTTCGCCCGACGGTTCTACGTCGGGAATCGAAGACAGCGTCGCCGGGAGTGGCGACACTACCAGGTAGCGGAACTCCAGGGGTCGACGGTAACTGTCGTCGGTCTGGGGGCGATCGGTCAGGCGGTGTGTGACCGGCTTGAGCCGTTCGGTGTCGAGACGATCGGGGTCCGTTATACGCCCGAGAAGGGTGGGCCGACCGACGAGGTCGTCGGCTTCGAGGAGGGACCGTTCCACGAGGCACTCGCCAGGACGGACTACCTCGTACTCGCGTGTCCGCTCACGGAGACGACTCGCGGGCTGGTCGACCGGGACGCGCTGGTGACGCTCGATCCGGAGGCCGTCTTGGTCAACGTCGCTCGCGGACCAGTGGTCGACACCGAGGCGCTCGTCGAGGCCGTTCGATCGAGTTGGATTCGAGGGGCGGCGTTAGACGTCACGGACCCGGAACCGTTGCCCGAGGACAACCCGCTGTGGAACTTCGAGAACGTCCGTATCACGCCACACAACGCCGGTCACACGCCGAAGTACTACGACCGTCTCGCCGATATCGTCGCCGAAAACGCTCGCCGATACGGTGACGATTCGGATGCGATGCTCGAGAATCGGGTGTTGTAA
- a CDS encoding NAD(P)/FAD-dependent oxidoreductase: MEHVDVAVVGGGPAGASAAERAASHGAKTVLFEQGVPREDREDVGPDSTDAAGMLDYWIDIMGFDYEEIPNEVIHQELNGAEFVGPSTTVELTTTGIDATYPKFGYTFHRARMDDWLHERAAEAGADLRVGTGVSDLETDLRADSPAGPTHTLTLSNGDQIEAQYVVLADGPQRRVTLEALDQFTPPGRSVSDHLSPPEANHIAYQEYREFPPELFTEFEDQLTFWWGHMPGKTAYPWVFPNDGTVARVGLTMPIGMTLEDIEDPASYKLLRPEDDQLPSGSEYVSRLLELEYGDEYDIEEDIPVVEDRGKSRGTETYPISSTQPIDSPVGANIAVAGGAMGTTSAFHEGGYHVAVRSGKIAGRLAATDSLENYNDLWKQAIGSELLRNVSFADIVEGYGPDDWDWAFSVVNDMQGNGDDNVLISKKYSAGIDATKVLAQYKKRKFTYRNGRYVQFPEDDYVY; the protein is encoded by the coding sequence ATGGAACACGTCGACGTTGCGGTCGTCGGTGGCGGTCCAGCGGGTGCCTCTGCAGCCGAGCGAGCGGCATCCCACGGTGCCAAAACGGTGCTGTTCGAACAAGGCGTCCCACGAGAAGACCGCGAGGATGTCGGCCCCGACTCGACCGACGCCGCCGGCATGCTCGACTACTGGATCGACATCATGGGCTTTGACTACGAGGAAATCCCCAACGAGGTGATCCACCAGGAACTCAACGGAGCCGAGTTCGTCGGCCCGTCGACGACAGTCGAGCTGACAACGACCGGGATCGACGCCACCTATCCGAAGTTCGGCTACACCTTCCACCGCGCTCGCATGGACGACTGGCTCCACGAGCGCGCGGCCGAGGCAGGTGCCGATCTCCGAGTCGGAACCGGCGTCTCGGACCTCGAGACCGACCTCCGGGCCGACAGTCCTGCCGGCCCAACCCACACGCTAACGCTCTCGAACGGCGACCAGATCGAAGCCCAGTACGTCGTCCTCGCGGACGGCCCCCAGCGACGCGTCACGCTCGAGGCTCTCGACCAATTTACGCCGCCGGGCCGAAGCGTCTCCGACCACCTCTCACCACCGGAAGCCAACCACATCGCTTATCAGGAGTATCGAGAGTTCCCTCCCGAACTGTTCACGGAGTTCGAAGACCAACTCACGTTCTGGTGGGGCCACATGCCCGGCAAAACCGCGTACCCGTGGGTCTTCCCCAACGACGGCACGGTCGCCCGCGTCGGCCTGACCATGCCCATCGGCATGACCCTCGAGGACATCGAAGACCCTGCATCCTACAAGCTCCTCCGCCCCGAAGACGACCAACTTCCATCCGGCTCCGAATACGTCAGCCGACTACTCGAACTCGAATACGGCGACGAGTACGACATCGAGGAAGACATCCCGGTCGTCGAGGACCGCGGCAAGTCCAGAGGAACCGAGACCTACCCGATTTCCTCCACGCAACCGATCGACTCCCCCGTCGGTGCAAACATCGCCGTCGCTGGCGGCGCGATGGGAACCACCTCCGCGTTCCACGAGGGCGGCTACCACGTCGCCGTCCGCTCGGGCAAAATCGCCGGCCGACTCGCCGCGACCGACTCACTCGAGAACTACAACGACCTCTGGAAACAAGCCATCGGCAGCGAACTCCTCCGGAACGTCTCTTTCGCCGACATCGTCGAGGGCTACGGCCCCGACGACTGGGACTGGGCCTTCAGCGTCGTCAACGACATGCAAGGCAACGGCGACGACAACGTCTTGATCTCGAAAAAATACTCGGCTGGCATCGACGCGACCAAAGTCCTCGCACAGTACAAAAAGCGCAAGTTCACCTACCGAAACGGCCGGTACGTCCAATTCCCGGAAGACGACTACGTCTACTGA